A part of Oscillatoria sp. FACHB-1406 genomic DNA contains:
- a CDS encoding methyl-accepting chemotaxis protein has translation MLNVFQDKSLKGRIMSAFILMGLLVLFVALAGLTTTLRLSGNIKTLSSNSLPSLVGLWKINEGQTQVESSERALLIGGLTREERQTELARIKKAWEQINEGFKQYEKTPQTEEESRNYKKLLDNWSKWKSDHEEFLQLNQQFENLGILNPYAREVELLRQPQGNASELDATGKAVELFVKLRDRAKNNRTSFEAATQSLLEGLKINESTATNADKNAQQSIRQAQFLSLLAILLGPAIAIFFGRYLGNALIRSLQQSVVQITTSATQIAASGKQLEATVAEQLASTNEVTATAQEIAATSRQLVKTMEQVGGMAQSTAHSANDSRDELAQMENAMRQLSEATTSISSKLGVMNTKAGNINNVVTTITKVADRTSLLSLNAAIEAEKAGEYGAGFAVVAREIRRLANQTAVATLEIEQIVKDMQSAVTVGVMEMDKFNHSVSVSVDRVSKIGSQIAKVINQVQGLPPRFEQVSRSVEEQSEGAQQISEAMEQLAQASHQTVDALRETNSALDRLYDAAQGLRKEVSRSKS, from the coding sequence ATGCTGAATGTATTTCAAGATAAATCATTAAAAGGTCGCATTATGAGCGCCTTTATTTTGATGGGACTCCTCGTTCTATTCGTGGCATTGGCTGGCTTGACTACAACACTCCGCCTCAGTGGCAATATTAAAACATTAAGCAGTAATAGTTTGCCGAGTCTAGTTGGATTATGGAAAATTAATGAAGGGCAAACTCAAGTTGAATCATCCGAACGGGCTTTATTAATTGGGGGATTGACTAGAGAGGAACGACAAACTGAATTGGCTCGAATCAAAAAAGCTTGGGAGCAGATTAACGAAGGATTTAAGCAATACGAAAAAACACCGCAAACTGAGGAAGAGTCAAGAAATTACAAAAAACTTTTGGATAACTGGAGTAAATGGAAAAGCGATCATGAAGAGTTTCTGCAACTCAATCAGCAATTTGAGAATTTAGGAATTTTAAATCCCTATGCTAGAGAGGTGGAACTTTTGCGCCAGCCTCAAGGTAACGCATCCGAGCTAGACGCAACGGGAAAAGCAGTAGAGCTTTTCGTCAAGCTCCGCGATCGCGCTAAAAATAATCGAACTTCGTTTGAAGCAGCAACTCAGTCACTTTTAGAGGGCTTAAAAATCAACGAAAGCACCGCTACCAACGCCGATAAAAACGCACAACAAAGCATTAGACAGGCACAATTCTTGTCGCTTCTTGCGATACTGCTTGGACCGGCGATCGCAATTTTCTTTGGGCGGTATCTCGGTAATGCCTTGATCCGAAGCTTGCAACAATCTGTCGTGCAAATCACTACCTCTGCAACACAAATTGCAGCATCCGGTAAGCAATTAGAGGCAACAGTTGCCGAACAACTGGCCTCCACCAATGAAGTCACAGCTACGGCTCAAGAAATTGCCGCAACGTCTAGGCAACTGGTCAAAACAATGGAGCAGGTTGGTGGAATGGCTCAATCGACTGCCCACTCAGCAAACGACAGCCGGGACGAACTCGCTCAGATGGAAAACGCGATGCGCCAACTGAGCGAAGCTACCACCTCTATCTCCTCAAAATTGGGAGTAATGAATACCAAAGCTGGAAACATCAACAACGTTGTTACCACCATTACTAAAGTGGCAGATCGGACGAGTCTTTTGTCACTGAACGCGGCGATTGAAGCTGAAAAAGCGGGAGAGTATGGTGCGGGCTTTGCAGTGGTTGCGCGAGAAATTCGACGGCTTGCCAATCAGACGGCGGTTGCCACCTTAGAAATCGAGCAAATCGTGAAAGATATGCAATCGGCGGTTACGGTTGGGGTCATGGAAATGGATAAGTTCAATCATTCTGTAAGTGTTAGTGTCGATCGAGTCAGCAAGATCGGCAGCCAGATTGCGAAAGTCATCAATCAAGTCCAAGGTTTACCCCCGCGATTCGAGCAGGTTAGTCGAAGTGTGGAAGAACAATCAGAGGGAGCGCAGCAAATTAGCGAAGCAATGGAGCAACTCGCTCAAGCCTCTCATCAAACCGTTGACGCTCTACGGGAAACCAATAGCGCTTTAGATCGACTCTATGATGCAGCCCAGGGATTGCGCAAAGAAGTCTCTCGCTCCAAATCGTAA
- a CDS encoding chemotaxis response regulator protein-glutamate methylesterase, translated as MRIAIVNDLAIAVGAIQRVLQTVPDYQVIWTARDGAQAVAKCARDTPDLILMDLQMPVMDGVEATRRIMKASPCAILIVTANAKQSVAKVYEAMEHGARDVVDTPVLSQTDSGKMADELLAKIARIGKLLKHSPSNLKEKTLAPFSQSERYRGSSYTVPLVAIGSSTGGPKALAAILSQLPPNFGAAIAIVQHVDVQFSAGFVDWLNQQTRLPVRIAVAGDRLEKGTVVVAGTNDHLYLKPDLTLDYTADPIDYCYRPSVDVFFKSLAQHWTRRGTAVLLTGMGRDGAEGLGALRHRGWHTIAQNKESCVVYGMPRAAVELNAAVEILSLDAIATTLLQKNHSF; from the coding sequence ATGAGAATTGCAATTGTTAACGATCTGGCGATCGCTGTCGGGGCAATCCAACGGGTGCTACAAACCGTTCCCGACTATCAGGTGATTTGGACGGCCAGAGATGGGGCCCAAGCGGTTGCTAAATGCGCTCGAGACACGCCAGACCTCATCTTAATGGATTTGCAGATGCCCGTGATGGATGGGGTAGAAGCCACTCGTCGCATCATGAAAGCTTCTCCCTGTGCGATTTTAATCGTCACCGCCAATGCTAAGCAAAGTGTCGCTAAAGTCTATGAAGCGATGGAACATGGCGCGCGAGATGTCGTGGATACGCCCGTCCTGAGTCAAACTGACAGTGGCAAAATGGCAGACGAACTACTTGCCAAAATAGCCCGAATTGGCAAGTTGCTGAAACACTCCCCATCAAACTTGAAGGAAAAAACCCTCGCCCCATTCTCTCAATCGGAGCGATATCGGGGTTCATCTTACACCGTACCCTTAGTTGCGATCGGGTCATCCACCGGGGGGCCGAAAGCCTTAGCCGCGATTTTGTCCCAATTACCGCCGAATTTCGGCGCTGCGATCGCGATTGTCCAGCACGTCGATGTCCAATTCTCGGCTGGATTCGTGGATTGGTTGAACCAGCAAACCCGATTACCCGTCCGAATTGCGGTGGCGGGCGATCGTTTAGAGAAAGGAACGGTTGTGGTTGCTGGTACTAACGATCACCTGTACTTGAAACCTGACTTAACCCTCGACTACACCGCAGATCCGATTGATTATTGCTACCGTCCTTCTGTCGATGTATTTTTCAAAAGTCTGGCCCAGCACTGGACTCGTCGGGGAACGGCTGTTTTGCTAACAGGAATGGGGCGAGATGGGGCAGAGGGATTAGGTGCATTGCGACATCGAGGCTGGCACACGATCGCTCAAAATAAGGAGAGTTGCGTCGTGTATGGGATGCCTAGAGCGGCGGTTGAATTGAATGCTGCTGTCGAGATCTTATCGCTCGACGCGATCGCGACAACCCTCCTCCAAAAAAATCATTCATTCTGA
- a CDS encoding hybrid sensor histidine kinase/response regulator → MSEYSKLELFRQEIEARVVILKKSLPVLKTQPLAMTELEQAARAAHSAWGTARIVKMEVASNLAQLMKECLIAARDKAVTLQEEQIDVLLHASDLLLSISQVANGEFERWMSERSWDLATTQKAISLVLNSGSAVASVSLQEQETGDRVTLVEEQAIPETHQPLSEETLAQQQESAELSEELPRVISASSHAAIAPSTDTANRAITPTPPATLSIDDASMMDLFRLEAEAQVTLLNDGLLDLENNPQSAQALETLMRAAHSIKGAARIVGLDAIVNLAHGMEDCFVAAQNQTIALDPDNVDVLLQGVDLLQAIGQTSDAKLPGWLAQQSANFEALRVAIAAILNPGAKPVLDRETEKPAPPSSLSVVPVPSRSQPTEIPSEANIEPIPTVTVAIKPQSAPSIASVAIQERPKEAASSSALSEQTATQNRVVRISAENLNRIMGLAGESLIEANWLQPHADSMMSLKWRLAELARTLEQLEDSLERGTYRQEGKEYLAQARNQEQECLDLLSDRLGELELYAQRTANLSDRLYREVITSHMRPFADGVQGFPRMIRDLARQLNKQVKLDIVGKATPVDRDILKKLEAPLTHILRNATDHGIELPEERMAVGKPAEGTIRLEAFHRGAMLAITVTDDGKGISPEQLRSKAIDKNLVTSEMAARMSDTELLEFLFLPGFSTAQQITEISGRGVGLDIAKSMAQEVGGTVRATSQPGKGTSFHFQLPLTLSVVRTLLVEISGKPYAVPLARIDQIVTVERSEISEVENRQYFTMNQQNIGLIAARQVLELPEPPPHSGALSVAIISDGSNPYGLVVDRFLGERDLVVRPLDPRLGKVPDISATSLMGDGSPILIIDVSDIVRSMDALLHAGGLTKVEVEAQEVIRDKRKRVLVVDDSITVREMERKLLENRGYKVDIAVNGMEGWNAVRTNAYDLVISDIDMPRMNGIEFVKQMRSHPRLHSMPVIIVSYRDREEDRIAGLEAGADYYLTKSSFHDETLINAVMDLVGR, encoded by the coding sequence ATGAGTGAGTATTCCAAGCTAGAACTATTTCGCCAGGAAATTGAAGCTCGGGTTGTCATCTTAAAAAAATCGCTCCCGGTTCTGAAAACGCAACCCTTAGCCATGACTGAACTAGAGCAAGCTGCTCGAGCGGCTCACTCGGCTTGGGGGACGGCTCGAATTGTTAAGATGGAGGTCGCTTCTAACCTGGCACAGTTGATGAAAGAATGCTTGATTGCCGCTCGGGATAAAGCTGTTACCTTGCAGGAGGAGCAAATTGATGTTTTACTTCACGCTAGCGATTTGCTCTTGAGTATAAGCCAAGTTGCTAATGGAGAGTTTGAACGTTGGATGAGCGAGCGTTCCTGGGATTTAGCGACGACTCAGAAAGCGATTTCGCTCGTCCTCAACTCGGGCTCGGCAGTTGCATCTGTTAGCCTTCAGGAGCAAGAAACTGGCGACAGAGTAACGCTTGTGGAGGAGCAAGCCATCCCAGAAACGCACCAGCCCTTAAGCGAAGAAACTCTGGCACAGCAACAGGAGAGTGCAGAACTCAGCGAAGAGTTGCCTCGCGTCATCTCTGCATCCTCTCATGCTGCGATCGCTCCCAGCACGGACACCGCCAATCGAGCCATCACCCCAACTCCCCCAGCTACCCTCAGTATTGATGATGCCTCGATGATGGATCTGTTTCGCTTGGAAGCTGAGGCGCAAGTTACCCTCCTCAACGACGGACTCCTAGACTTAGAGAACAATCCTCAATCGGCCCAGGCCTTAGAAACCTTAATGCGAGCCGCTCACTCGATTAAGGGGGCTGCCCGGATTGTAGGACTCGATGCGATCGTCAATTTAGCTCACGGAATGGAAGACTGTTTTGTTGCCGCTCAAAATCAAACGATCGCGCTCGATCCCGACAACGTAGATGTACTATTGCAGGGGGTGGATTTGCTACAAGCGATCGGTCAAACGAGCGACGCTAAACTCCCCGGTTGGCTTGCCCAACAGAGTGCCAATTTTGAAGCGCTACGAGTGGCGATCGCTGCTATTCTCAACCCGGGCGCGAAACCCGTACTCGATCGCGAAACAGAGAAACCAGCCCCTCCATCTTCCCTATCTGTTGTTCCTGTTCCCTCCCGATCGCAGCCAACAGAAATCCCAAGCGAAGCCAATATCGAGCCAATTCCAACTGTCACCGTTGCCATCAAGCCTCAATCGGCTCCATCGATCGCAAGCGTAGCAATTCAGGAACGTCCAAAAGAGGCGGCATCCTCCAGTGCTTTATCCGAACAAACCGCTACCCAAAATCGAGTCGTGCGAATCAGTGCGGAAAATTTGAACCGGATTATGGGTTTAGCCGGAGAGTCCTTAATTGAAGCGAACTGGTTGCAACCCCACGCAGATTCAATGATGTCATTGAAATGGCGTTTGGCTGAGCTTGCCAGAACGCTCGAACAGTTGGAAGATAGTCTCGAGCGCGGAACCTATCGGCAAGAAGGCAAAGAATACCTCGCCCAAGCCCGCAACCAGGAACAGGAGTGTCTCGATCTGTTGAGCGATCGCTTGGGTGAATTAGAATTGTATGCTCAACGCACGGCCAACTTATCCGATCGCCTCTATCGGGAAGTGATTACCTCCCATATGCGTCCCTTTGCCGATGGCGTGCAAGGCTTTCCGCGCATGATTCGGGATTTAGCACGCCAATTGAACAAGCAAGTCAAGTTAGATATTGTGGGGAAGGCAACGCCTGTCGATCGCGACATTCTCAAGAAGTTAGAAGCCCCACTCACTCACATTTTACGCAATGCCACCGACCACGGCATTGAATTACCCGAAGAACGGATGGCAGTAGGAAAACCCGCTGAAGGCACAATTCGTTTAGAAGCCTTTCACCGGGGGGCGATGCTAGCGATTACCGTTACTGACGATGGGAAAGGCATCTCTCCAGAACAGTTGCGCTCCAAAGCGATCGACAAAAACCTGGTAACGTCAGAAATGGCTGCTCGAATGAGCGATACCGAACTGCTAGAGTTTCTGTTTTTACCCGGATTTTCCACCGCCCAACAAATCACAGAAATCTCGGGCCGAGGGGTGGGACTCGACATTGCTAAAAGTATGGCGCAGGAAGTTGGGGGGACAGTGCGCGCTACGTCCCAACCGGGTAAGGGGACGAGTTTCCACTTTCAACTGCCTCTAACGCTGTCGGTGGTTCGCACGCTTCTGGTGGAAATTTCTGGGAAACCCTATGCCGTTCCTCTAGCCCGAATCGACCAAATTGTCACGGTGGAGCGATCGGAGATTTCTGAGGTGGAGAATCGCCAATATTTTACGATGAATCAGCAAAATATCGGTCTGATTGCTGCTCGCCAAGTTTTAGAATTACCGGAACCGCCTCCTCATTCGGGTGCGCTGTCGGTGGCGATCATCAGTGATGGAAGCAATCCTTATGGTTTAGTCGTCGATCGGTTTCTGGGCGAGCGCGATTTGGTGGTTAGACCGCTCGATCCTCGCTTGGGCAAAGTACCGGATATTAGCGCTACATCCTTGATGGGAGACGGTTCGCCCATTCTAATTATTGATGTATCGGACATCGTGCGCTCAATGGATGCCCTCCTCCATGCTGGAGGACTCACAAAAGTTGAGGTTGAAGCCCAGGAAGTCATCCGAGACAAGCGTAAGAGAGTTTTAGTGGTGGATGATTCCATCACCGTGCGGGAAATGGAACGCAAACTTCTAGAAAATCGAGGTTACAAGGTGGATATTGCCGTTAATGGAATGGAGGGGTGGAATGCGGTTCGGACGAACGCCTATGATTTGGTAATCAGTGATATTGATATGCCGCGTATGAATGGAATTGAATTCGTCAAGCAAATGAGGAGTCATCCTCGTTTGCATTCGATGCCAGTAATTATTGTCTCCTATCGCGATCGCGAGGAAGATCGGATTGCGGGGCTGGAGGCGGGTGCTGATTACTACTTAACCAAGAGTAGTTTTCATGATGAAACGTTGATTAATGCTGTTATGGACTTGGTTGGGCGTTAA
- a CDS encoding chemotaxis protein CheW, translated as MLMLLFYVGEDSYGIESSCVVEVIPRVPLRKIYHVPNYVPGLFNYRGTIAPVIDLCHLIQGTPSRFHLSTRIIMVKSFQENTTVQYLGLIAERITQTLNKPETDFVHSNAQMNEAPYLGGMILDKQGMIQQIHLERLFTDAQRFYLSAVGEHNPDDFRSY; from the coding sequence ATGTTAATGTTGCTCTTCTATGTTGGGGAAGATTCCTATGGGATCGAGAGTTCTTGTGTGGTAGAAGTTATTCCTAGAGTGCCTCTGAGAAAAATTTATCATGTACCCAATTATGTTCCAGGTTTGTTTAATTATCGCGGAACAATTGCGCCTGTAATCGATCTTTGCCATCTAATTCAAGGGACACCCAGCCGCTTCCATCTTAGCACGCGAATTATCATGGTTAAGTCTTTTCAAGAAAATACTACAGTGCAATATCTTGGGTTAATCGCTGAACGAATTACTCAGACCTTGAATAAACCAGAAACGGATTTTGTGCATTCCAATGCTCAGATGAACGAAGCACCTTACTTAGGGGGAATGATTTTAGATAAACAAGGGATGATTCAGCAAATTCATTTAGAGCGGTTATTTACTGACGCACAGCGTTTTTACCTATCAGCAGTAGGAGAACACAACCCAGATGATTTTAGAAGCTATTGA
- a CDS encoding protein-glutamate O-methyltransferase CheR, with protein MILEAIERLLSQKIGIDSRIIGSKKIYRAAENRRSICRLADLDSYFKVLQTSSIELQELVEQLIVPETYFFRDRKPFDFLINYVRTSGISSSHPTKLRLLSVPCSSGEEPYSMAIALLEAGVPEHRFSIDAIDISKHAIAKAKRAVYSNNSFRGESWVNQNRYFQQTEKGYEVILSVRRTVNFRQGNLLNAFSNTPTKYDIIFCRNLLIYLEPAACQQVLTILERLLVTKGLLFVGASETAKIPSDCFTSIRQSFTFAYQKVERTQERSPQIDKTSIDELEKSSHLADNSSAKILTDLPSDKPPETPAIAFPSSVFEQRLQPKRSMISEPVSESPKSSLSLAIQLADTGQIEAAIEHCQEYLKSDFTNVEAHTLLGTLYQTKAEYTQAEQYFRKALYLNPNHYEALMYLALLKEHRGDIAGAKILQQRIQKLQLASKSS; from the coding sequence ATGATTTTAGAAGCTATTGAACGTTTATTGAGCCAAAAAATTGGGATTGATTCTCGCATTATTGGCTCTAAAAAGATTTATAGGGCAGCAGAAAATCGCCGCTCTATATGTCGCTTAGCCGATTTAGATAGTTATTTTAAAGTCTTACAAACCTCTTCAATAGAATTGCAAGAATTAGTCGAACAGCTTATTGTTCCAGAAACCTATTTTTTTAGAGATAGAAAACCATTTGATTTTTTGATTAACTATGTCCGTACAAGCGGGATTTCTTCCTCTCATCCGACAAAACTGCGTCTATTAAGTGTGCCTTGTTCCAGTGGCGAAGAACCTTACTCAATGGCAATTGCACTGTTAGAAGCAGGTGTGCCTGAACATCGGTTTAGCATTGACGCGATCGATATTAGCAAACACGCGATCGCTAAAGCCAAACGAGCAGTTTATAGTAACAATTCATTTCGGGGAGAAAGCTGGGTTAACCAAAATCGCTATTTTCAACAAACTGAAAAAGGCTATGAAGTTATTTTATCCGTTCGCAGGACTGTAAACTTCCGACAAGGGAATCTTCTCAACGCATTTTCAAATACACCAACGAAGTATGATATTATTTTCTGCCGCAATCTCCTGATTTATTTAGAACCCGCCGCCTGTCAGCAAGTCCTTACGATTCTGGAGCGTCTTTTGGTTACTAAAGGATTGCTCTTCGTGGGAGCTTCTGAAACCGCTAAAATTCCTAGCGATTGCTTTACATCGATTCGGCAATCCTTCACCTTTGCCTATCAAAAAGTTGAGCGGACTCAAGAGCGATCGCCACAGATCGATAAAACAAGCATCGATGAATTAGAAAAAAGCTCGCACCTAGCCGATAACTCCTCTGCTAAAATATTAACCGATCTGCCCTCAGATAAGCCTCCCGAAACGCCTGCGATCGCCTTTCCCTCTTCTGTTTTTGAACAGCGCCTTCAGCCAAAGCGATCGATGATATCAGAACCCGTTAGTGAATCGCCTAAATCAAGCCTGAGTTTAGCGATACAACTAGCTGATACAGGACAGATAGAAGCAGCTATCGAGCATTGCCAAGAGTATCTAAAGAGTGATTTTACTAATGTCGAAGCTCATACTTTACTCGGTACATTATACCAAACGAAAGCTGAATATACCCAAGCCGAACAGTATTTCCGAAAAGCGCTTTACCTGAATCCCAATCATTATGAAGCCTTAATGTATCTCGCTCTTCTCAAAGAACATCGTGGAGATATTGCTGGGGCGAAAATTCTTCAGCAACGAATTCAAAAGCTACAGCTAGCCTCTAAATCATCTTAA
- a CDS encoding chemotaxis protein CheW: MSEPLTSDSLSIDRPILNDCWNQIGVMGDRSCGELATVIHCHDCSVFAAAGDRLLEREPPVNYLNEWIDILAETPVDLEGTESDEAIVRTAEAISVMLFGLGNERLALPVKVLQEVTSPCIIQPLPHRSNELFLGLVNIRGETLLCASLCHLLNLESSEETSLTLNAINTKRMMVAGQGDDKWVFPVDEVYGVYRFHLSELRDAPVVISKAAEAYTQGIIYWQGKKVNYLDSELLFYTLNHKIL; encoded by the coding sequence ATGAGTGAGCCATTAACTTCAGACAGTCTCAGCATCGATCGCCCAATCTTGAACGATTGCTGGAATCAGATTGGGGTAATGGGCGATCGCTCCTGTGGCGAACTGGCAACCGTAATCCATTGCCACGACTGCTCAGTCTTTGCGGCGGCTGGCGATCGCTTACTGGAGAGAGAACCTCCCGTCAATTATCTAAACGAGTGGATCGATATTCTCGCTGAAACCCCCGTCGATCTAGAGGGGACAGAAAGCGACGAGGCGATCGTCCGCACAGCCGAAGCCATCTCCGTCATGCTGTTTGGCCTGGGAAATGAACGATTAGCCCTTCCCGTTAAGGTCTTGCAAGAAGTCACCTCACCTTGCATCATTCAACCTCTGCCCCATCGCAGCAACGAATTATTTTTAGGACTGGTTAATATTCGCGGCGAAACACTGCTTTGCGCTTCCCTGTGCCATCTTTTAAATTTGGAATCTTCTGAGGAGACTTCCCTCACGCTCAACGCTATCAATACAAAACGCATGATGGTAGCAGGACAAGGAGACGATAAATGGGTGTTTCCGGTGGATGAAGTGTATGGCGTGTACCGCTTTCACCTTTCGGAATTAAGAGATGCACCTGTCGTCATTAGCAAAGCCGCTGAAGCTTACACCCAAGGAATTATTTATTGGCAGGGCAAAAAAGTGAATTATCTCGACTCCGAATTGTTGTTTTACACGCTTAATCACAAGATTTTGTAG
- the nuoK gene encoding NADH-quinone oxidoreductase subunit NuoK: MQLQLQYFLLLGAALFCIGIYGLVTSRNAVRVLMSVELLLNAVNLNLMGFSNFLDPVGIKGQIFTIFVITVAAAEAAVGLAIILAIYRNRDTIDMEQFNLLKW; encoded by the coding sequence ATGCAACTTCAACTTCAATATTTCCTCCTGTTGGGCGCGGCACTATTTTGCATCGGCATTTACGGTTTAGTTACCAGTCGTAATGCCGTGCGCGTGCTGATGTCCGTCGAACTGCTTTTAAATGCCGTGAATTTAAACTTAATGGGATTCTCCAACTTTTTAGATCCCGTTGGCATCAAAGGTCAAATTTTTACCATTTTTGTGATTACCGTTGCCGCCGCAGAAGCCGCTGTCGGTTTGGCGATTATCCTCGCGATTTATCGCAACCGAGATACCATCGATATGGAGCAATTTAACCTGCTCAAATGGTAA
- a CDS encoding NADH-quinone oxidoreductase subunit J: MNLAQGIQIVSFGILAAMTIGAALGVVLFDNIVYSAFLLGGVFISISGLYILLNADFVAAAQILIYVGAVNVLILFAIMLVNKREDFAPMSKLWIRRGATALVCAGLFALLGTMILATPWAISTEPTIAATGTTVAIGKHFFSDFLLPFELASVLLLMAMVGAIILARRDLIPDRIPQVMEPPQTVWTLPERSRDLVPGNNPVER, translated from the coding sequence GTGAACTTAGCTCAAGGCATCCAAATCGTATCATTTGGAATTCTCGCCGCCATGACGATTGGCGCGGCGTTAGGCGTAGTCCTATTCGACAACATCGTTTACTCCGCCTTTCTACTCGGTGGCGTGTTTATCAGCATTTCGGGTTTATATATCCTACTCAATGCCGATTTCGTCGCCGCCGCTCAAATCTTAATTTATGTCGGTGCGGTTAACGTCCTCATTTTGTTCGCCATCATGCTGGTGAACAAACGCGAAGACTTTGCACCGATGTCGAAACTTTGGATTCGTCGCGGCGCTACCGCCCTCGTTTGTGCGGGTTTATTCGCCCTCCTGGGAACCATGATTCTGGCAACGCCCTGGGCGATTTCGACCGAACCGACGATTGCCGCTACCGGAACCACCGTCGCCATTGGAAAACATTTCTTCAGTGACTTTTTGCTGCCCTTTGAATTAGCTTCCGTATTGCTCTTAATGGCAATGGTCGGTGCAATTATCTTAGCGCGTCGCGATCTCATTCCCGATCGCATTCCCCAAGTCATGGAACCGCCCCAAACCGTGTGGACGCTGCCCGAACGTTCTCGCGATTTAGTTCCCGGCAACAATCCCGTCGAACGCTAA
- a CDS encoding adenylate/guanylate cyclase domain-containing protein, whose amino-acid sequence MDEQITVLLIDDQSIIAETIRRMLAPEPDIEFHYCSDPTQALDIAEECQPTVILQDLVMPQMEGLLLVRFLRSKDACTCNTPLIVLSSKEEPTIKVKAFELGANDYLVKLPDRLELIARIRYHSKAYLNFLKRQEAEALFKAEIMRQAAYIEQVGKVTTAASDVERDAFQADALAEVAKRSDELGQLARVFTNMVKTVKTREKELTDANLQLESLLKAYGRFVPHEYLRFLRKESITDVQLGDHVSKIMAVMFSDIRSFTTLAEGMTPQENFNFVNAYLKRVSPEIRNHYGLIVKFLGDGMMAVFPDGADDAVAAGVAKLKRVQDYNEQRIARGYSPLNIGIGIHVGHMMLGMIGEESRMEGDALSDTVNLTARLEGLTKFYGVSLLISEQALQHLSHPEKYQIRFLDRATVKGRNEPIGVYEVLNAEIEAKRLLKLQTQPDFEQGLEFYRSCDLTAAKRCFEKVLAVNSSDKTVQLYLERVETLMNKGVPENWNGVWAFSEK is encoded by the coding sequence ATGGACGAGCAAATAACCGTTTTACTAATAGACGATCAATCCATCATCGCTGAAACCATCCGTCGAATGCTCGCGCCCGAACCCGACATCGAATTTCACTATTGCAGCGATCCGACTCAAGCCTTGGATATTGCGGAGGAATGTCAGCCAACGGTCATTTTACAAGACTTAGTAATGCCCCAAATGGAAGGGTTATTATTAGTCCGGTTTCTGCGCTCCAAAGACGCTTGCACCTGCAATACACCGCTAATCGTACTCTCGAGTAAAGAGGAACCCACAATCAAAGTTAAAGCATTTGAGTTGGGTGCTAATGATTACTTAGTCAAACTCCCCGATCGCCTAGAGTTGATTGCTCGTATTCGCTACCATTCCAAAGCTTACCTAAACTTTTTAAAGCGTCAGGAAGCCGAGGCTTTGTTTAAAGCCGAAATTATGCGCCAAGCGGCTTACATCGAGCAAGTCGGTAAAGTAACAACCGCCGCCTCCGATGTGGAACGCGATGCCTTTCAAGCCGACGCTTTGGCAGAAGTTGCTAAACGAAGTGACGAACTGGGGCAACTGGCACGGGTGTTTACCAATATGGTTAAAACCGTCAAAACGCGGGAAAAAGAATTAACCGATGCCAACCTTCAGTTAGAGTCCTTATTGAAAGCTTACGGGCGATTTGTCCCTCACGAATACCTACGCTTCCTTCGCAAAGAAAGCATTACGGATGTTCAGCTTGGCGATCATGTCAGCAAAATTATGGCAGTCATGTTCAGCGATATTCGCTCGTTTACCACGCTTGCTGAAGGCATGACACCGCAAGAAAACTTTAACTTTGTTAATGCTTATCTCAAGCGAGTCAGTCCAGAAATTCGCAATCATTACGGCCTCATCGTCAAATTTTTAGGGGATGGGATGATGGCCGTTTTTCCTGACGGTGCAGATGATGCGGTAGCGGCTGGAGTTGCTAAACTTAAGCGGGTTCAGGACTACAACGAACAACGTATCGCCAGAGGCTACTCTCCCCTCAATATTGGGATTGGTATCCATGTAGGACACATGATGTTAGGCATGATTGGTGAAGAAAGCCGGATGGAAGGAGATGCTTTATCAGATACTGTCAATTTAACGGCTCGTTTGGAAGGGCTGACCAAGTTTTATGGCGTATCTCTACTAATTTCCGAGCAAGCGCTGCAACATCTTAGCCATCCCGAAAAATATCAAATCCGGTTTTTGGATCGGGCAACTGTTAAGGGGCGAAATGAACCCATTGGAGTTTATGAAGTGCTGAATGCAGAAATTGAAGCCAAGCGGCTATTAAAATTACAAACCCAGCCAGATTTTGAGCAGGGATTGGAGTTTTATCGGAGTTGCGATCTAACGGCGGCGAAAAGGTGTTTTGAAAAAGTGCTTGCTGTGAATTCTTCGGATAAAACGGTTCAACTTTATCTGGAGCGAGTGGAAACACTGATGAACAAGGGAGTTCCTGAAAACTGGAATGGGGTCTGGGCTTTTAGTGAAAAGTAG